The Daucus carota subsp. sativus chromosome 9, DH1 v3.0, whole genome shotgun sequence genome window below encodes:
- the LOC108202614 gene encoding phytyl ester synthase 1, chloroplastic, translating into MVSVLKNLWVSPCFALSSEKKPRFRVRASSVSGGKSAVVNGVGVNEEKSKVLGVEGNGRVVLNGMEDKSGNDVARKKLEPLWDDGYGKQTVKDYLELAEEFIKPDGGPPRWFCPLECGEPMEDAPVLLFLPGMDGLGMGLILHHEALGEAFEVRCLHIPVHDRTPFEDLVKFVEYSLRSEYAASPNKPIYLVGDSFGGSLALAVASRNPTIDLVLILANPATSFGRSQLQPIFPLLEALPEELQVAIPYLLSGVMGDPMKMAMVNIDTSLPRTVVTGKMSANLTALLPLLSSLSDIIPKDTLLWKLKLLKSAAAYANSRLHAVTAEVLILASGKDNMLPSKDEAQRLSTSLRNCKICYFKDNGHTILLEDDVNLMTIIKGNCKYRRSRKHDFIKDFIPPSMSEYKKAVEKYGSYRYYVSPVMLSTMPDGKIVRGLAGVPNEGPVLLVGYHMLLGTELVPLALEFLREKKVLIRGLTHPTLFSQQAASSSNEFSFFDLLKVFGALPVTPSNLFKLFSTKSHGLLYPGGAREALHRKGEEYKLFWPDQPEFVRMAARFGTTIVPFGVVGEDDIAEIVLDYNDYMRIPVVNDLIKKSNEEGIRLRTEMSGEIANQDLYFPGILPKIPGRFYFLFGKPIQTKGKENVLKNRDSANELYLQIKSEVEQNIAYLIKKRKEDPYRGILDRTVYRALDASIDEAPSFEL; encoded by the exons ATGGTTTCAGTTTTAAAGAATTTGTGGGTGTCCCCTTGTTTTGCCTTGAGTTCGGAGAAAAAACCCCGATTTCGAGTTCGAGCTAGCAGTGTTAGTGGGGGGAAGTCAGCTGTAGTTAATGGAGTTGGTGTTAATGAAGAGAAGAGTAAAGTTTTGGGTGTGGAGGGGAATGGTAGGGTGGTtttgaatggaatggaggataAGAGTGGGAATGATGTTGCTCGTAAAAAGCTGGAGCCTTTATGGGATGATGGGTATGGGAAACAGACTGTGAAGGATTATCTTGAGTTAGCAGAGGAGTTTATTAAGCCGGATGGTGGACCGCCTCGATGGTTCTGCCCACTAGAATGTGGTGAACCCATGGAAGATGCGCCTGTTCTTTTGTTTTTGCCGG GGATGGATGGCCTTGGAATGGGCCTTATTTTACACCATGAAGCTTTAGGAGA AGCTTTTGAAGTTAGATGCTTGCATATTCCTGTTCACGATCGGACACCATTTGAAG ATCTGGTGAAATTTGTTGAATATTCTTTGAGGAGTGAATATGCTGCTTCTCCGAATAAACCAATTTACCTGGTTGGAGATTCTTTTGGTGGCAGTTTAGCACTAGCAGTTGCTTCTCGGAATCCAACCATTGACTTGGTGTTAATATTAGCAAATCCAG CCACTTCATTTGGCAGGTCACAGTTGCAACCTATATTTCCGCTGTTGGAGGCTCTTCCTGAAGAACTTCAAGTTGCGATTCCTTATCTTCTAAGCGGCGTTATGG GTGACCCTATGAAGATGGCAATGGTCAACATCGATACTTCGCTTCCTCGTACAGTTGTTACTGGGAAAATGTCTGCCAACCTTACTGCTCTGCTACCACTTCTGTCG TCATTGTCTGATATCATACCAAAAGATACTCTTCTTTGGAAGTTAAAGCTTCTTAAATCGGCTGCTGCCTACGCCAATTCTCGCCTCCATGCCGTAACAGCTGAAGTATTAATACTTGCAAG TGGCAAGGATAACATGCTTCCTAGTAAAGATGAAGCGCAAAGGCTTTCAACTTCCTTACGGAACTGCAAAATTTGTTACTTTAAAGACAATGGACATACTATTTTATTG GAAGATGATGTTAATTTGATGACTATTATCAAAGGTAACTGCAAATATCGGCGTTCACGGAAACATGATTTTATTAAGGATTTTATACCTCCGAGTATGTCAGAATACAAGAAGGCTGTTGAAAAATATGG ATCATATCGTTATTATGTTAGTCCAGTAATGCTGTCAACTATGCCAGATGGAAAAATTGTGAGAGGACTTGCTGGGGTTCCAAATGAAGGCCCCGTATTATTAGTTGGTTATCACATGCTGTTGGGAACAGAGCTTGTTCCTCTTGCTTTGGAATTCTTGAGGGAAAAAAAGGTTTTAATCCGGGGTCTAACACACCCAACACTGTTTAGTCAACAGGCCGCAAGCAGTTCTAATGAATTTTCCTTCTTCGATCTGCTGAAAGTATTTGGTGCATTGCCCGTCACACCTAGTAATTTATTCAAATTGTTTTCGACAAAATCGCACGGTCTTCTTTATCCTGGCGGTGCGCGCGAGGCCCTCCATCGCAAG GGTGAGGAATATAAATTGTTTTGGCCTGATCAACCAGAATTTGTAAGAATGGCAGCTAGATTTGGGACAACCATTGTTCCATTTGGAGTAGTCGGAGAAGATGACATAGCAGAA ATAGTTCTTGATTATAATGACTATATGAGAATTCCTGTCGTCAATGACCTCATAAAAAAATCTAACGAAGAGGGTATAAGGCTGAG GACTGAGATGAGTGGAGAGATTGCAAATCAAGATCTGTACTTTCCTGGCATTCTACCAAAGATTCCTGGACGCTTTTACTTTTTGTTTGGTAAGCCAATACAAACAAAAGGGAAGGAAAATGTGCTTAAAAACCGAGATTCAGCAAATGAGTTGTACTTGCAGATAAAGTCTGAAGTAGAACAGAACATAgcttatttgattaaaaaaagaaagGAGGATCCTTATAGGGGCATTCTTGACAGGACTGTATACAGGGCGTTAGATGCGTCTATAGATGAAGCACCATCATTTGAACTTTAA
- the LOC108200392 gene encoding alpha-glucan water dikinase 2, with the protein MASTASGVGKVDHFKLSDGLELQVNVTGFTNGHNAKVELQLKNSSRAWILHWGCTYHGNTKWFFPVDRPPGTAVYKQMALQTPFVKRGDVDVILIDLRDPKIHAIEFVIKDGRYDKWLKLGQGNFQIQIPKYATDNPLPLVPKDLIERKAYSIWESKGRPETSQIQQKQNYDDALREIQSMLLKGVSLNELQGSSRAATNTVVALKKEEQSTQRSGSNTIVVVKKEEPPIQTSYSLRRRHDVQKWLHKYPKEEGKSPMISSSLMDVVESSVGGENVILRQSYHVGNYEIVVFLKVLRGDYHVLVAGNTKGSTVLHWGVSNSTPKEWLAPPKDMLPEKSKLLDAACQTYFTDISTIKGTFQLVDINLQQRKFAGIQFVIWTGGSWVNNNGTNFFVGLNLYSASGKVEHDGRGILKWLLNEISQREKEAERSLMHRFCIAAELTERCKSEGDLGLIGILVWLRFMACRQLNWNKNYNIKPREISEAQDKFTNLLQKIYLEQPNDREIVRLIMGCVGRGGEGNSGQRIRDEILVLQRNNNCKGGMMEEWHQKLHNNSSPDDVVICEALLNYVRCGFRIEVYWKTLTERGLTKSVLASYDRPILSEPKFSPDTKEGLILDLTSYLKTLKAVHSGSDLESAIDICLSIPEGYGIMGGYRSASSGGLTLKLQEYLQFIKTHIGDTSISPLMEKLLESRIELRPSIVTSHGRSKDLLFLDLALDSAVRTTVEKGLGNLNSSNLPEIMFLTTLVLENLCLSSVNNEDLIYCTKDLYRVCESYKPTDANWALQTKAVVDRIRLALADKSEYYQQKIQPTVQYLGHLLSVEKSAIDTVTEELIRTGSAGSLSMLINRLDPILRKIANLGCWQVISPAEVRGFVVNVHELISVQHKVYREPTVIIANKVSGEEEIPDGAVAVLTSDFPDVLAHVSIRARNSKILFASCFDQNVYKDLKLKQGKMVLIIFKLGNLVIMDVSSSSLSPKYPLSSSSSRGLQLSRKRFSGKYAISLQEFTTDMVGAKSCNLRFLSEKLPSWIKLPVSIAIPFGVFETILSDDMNKDQAKQIYNLTKLVDSGDTLKLRSIQEAVHQIKAPMRLIMELKSKMKSLRIPWLEVESSNLWNRAWEAIIRVWASKWNERAYISCRKVSLNHNDICMAILVQEIIRADYAFVVHTKNPLSGDASEIYTEVVRGLGETLVGAYPGRAMSFTTRKTNLKSHSVIGYPSKSIGLYVKQSIIFRSDSNGEDLKGYAGAGLYESLPMDKAQEVVLDYSNDPLVVDRVFQASLFSRIAEAGKLIEDLFGCAQDIEGVVKSGEVYVVQSRPQI; encoded by the exons ATGGCGTCGACAGCATCAGGTGTCGGTAAAGTTGATCATTTTAAGCTTTCAGATGGATTGGAGCTTCAG GTTAATGTAACGGGATTTACAAATGGACACAATGCAAAAGTAGAACTGCAACTCAAAAACAGCTCAAGGGCGTGGATTCTACACTGGGGCTGTACTTACCATGGAAACAC aAAGTGGTTTTTTCCTGTTGATCGTCCTCCAGGAACAGCAGTTTATAAGCAAATGGCGCTACAAACGCCATTTGTCAAG AGAGGAGACGTGGATGTTATCCTCATTGATCTACGAGACCCTAAGATACATGCTATAGAGTTTGTCATTAAAGATGGCAGATATGATAAATG GTTAAAACTAGGCCAAGGAAATTTCCAAATTCAAATTCCAAAATATGCAACTGATAATCCTCTTCCCCTGGTACCAAAGGATTTGATTGAACGCAAAGCCTACTCTATCTGGGAGAGTAAGGGGAGGCCTGAAACGTCGCAGATACAACAAAAG CAAAATTATGATGATGCTTTGAGAGAGATACAGAGCATGTTATTGAAGGGGGTTTCCCTAAACGAGTTACAAGGTAGCTCTCGTGCAGCAACTAACACTGTTGTTGCCTTGAAGAAAGAAGAGCAGTCGACTCAAAGAAGTGGCAGTAATACTATTGTTGTGGTCAAGAAAGAAGAGCCGCCAATTCAGACATCATACTCCTTGCGCAGGAGACATGATGTTCAGAAGTGGTTGCATAAGTACCCGAAAGAAGAAGGGAAAAGTCCCATGATTTCATCATCACTAATGGATGTAGTTGAGAGCTCTGTCGGGGGAGAGAATGTAATTCTGAGACAATCTTATCATGTTGGCAACTATGAGATAGTG GTTTTTCTGAAAGTTCTTAGAGGTGATTATCATGTTCTGGTTGCTGGAAACACCAAGGGCTCTACGGTTCTTCACTGGGGCGTATCCAATTCAACCCCCAAGGAGTGGTTG GCTCCACCAAAGGATATGTTGCCTGAAAAATCAAAGTTGCTGGATGCAGCATGCCAAACCTATTTCACTGACATTTCAACAATCAAAGGGACTTTTCAG TTAGTAGACATAAATCTGCAGCAAAGAAAGTTTGCAGGGATCCAATTTGTCATATGGACAGGAGGTTCATGGGTAAACAATAACGGGACAAATTTCTTTGTAGGCCTAAATTTATACAGCGCAAGTGGAAAG GTTGAACACGACGGGAGAGGGATACTCAAATGGCTACTTAATGAAATTTCACAGCGAGAGAAAGAAGCTGAAAGGTCACTGATGCACAG GTTCTGTATTGCAGCAGAGTTGACTGAACGTTGTAAATCTGAAGGTGACTTGGGGCTTATTGGTATATTGGTGTGGCTGAGGTTCATGGCATGCAGACAACTTAATTGGAATAAGAATTACAACATCAAACCTCG AGAAATTAGTGAAGCTCAAGATAAGTTCACAAATTTACTTCAAAAGATTTATCTGGAGCAACCAAATGATCGTGAGATTGTGAGATTAATTATGGGATGTGTTGGCCGTGGTGGTGAAGGTAATTCTGGACAGAGGATTCGTGATGAAATACTAGTGCTTCAG AGAAACAATAACTGCAAGGGTGGCATGATGGAAGAGTGGCATCAGAAGTTGCACAATAATAGTAGCCCAGATGACGTGGTTATATGTGAG GCACTTCTAAACTATGTAAGATGTGGTTTCAGAATTGAGGTTTACTGGAAAACTTTGACTGAAAGAGGGCTTACAAAAAGCGTGCTTGCAAGTTATGACAGACCCATTCTGTCTGAGCCTAAGTTTAGTCCTGATACCAAAGAGGGACTTATTCTTGATCTTACATCATACCTTAAGACCCTCAAG GCTGTTCACTCAGGTAGTGACCTGGAATCCGCTATTGACATATGTTTAAGTATTCCTGAG GGATACGGAATTATGGGTGGATACAGAAGCGCTTCATCTGGTGGTTTAACACTCAAGCTGCAA GAGTATcttcaatttattaaaacacATATAGGCGATACAAGCATCAGTCCACTGATGGAG AAATTACTTGAATCTCGAATTGAGCTCCGTCCCAGTATTGTTACATCACATGGAAGATCAAAAGACTTGCTCTTCCTTGATCTTGCTCTAGACTCCGCTGTTAGAACAACCGTGGAAAAGGGTCTTGGAAATCTTAATTCCTCAAACCTTCCA GAAATCATGTTCCTCACTACTTTGGTACTTGAGAACTTATGCCTTTCAAGTGTTAACAACGAAGATCTTATTTATTGTACGAAG GACTTGTACCGTGTTTGTGAATCCTACAAACCCACTGATGCCAACTGGGCACTACAAACAAAGGCTGTTGTTGACAGAATTCGGTTAGCACTGGCTGATAAATCAGAGTATTACCAACAAAAGATCCAGCCTACTGTGCAATATCTTGGTCATCTACTCTCAGTGGAAAAATCTGCT ATTGATACAGTCACAGAGGAGTTGATACGAACAGGATCAGCTGGGAGTCTTTCCATGCTTATTAACCGTTTAGACCCAATTTTGCGGAAAATTGCAAACCTAGGCTG TTGGCAAGTTATAAGCCCTGCTGAAGTACGCGGTTTTGTAGTCAATGTGCATGAACTGATTAGTGTTCAGCACAAAGTTTATAGAGAGCCAACAGTTATCATCGCAAATAAGGTCAGTGGAGAGGAGGAGATCCCAGATGGTGCTGTTGCTGTACTTACATCTGATTTTCCAGATGTCCTGGCTCATGTTTCTATTAGAGCAAGAAATAGCAAG ATCCTGTTTGCTTCATGTTTCGATCAGAATGTGTATAAAGACCTCAAACTTAAGCAGGGAAAAATGGTGTTAATCATATTCAAGTTGGGAAATCTTGTGATCAT GGACGTCTCGAGTTCTAGTTTATCTCCCAAATATCCACTCTCTTCCTCTAGTTCTCGAGGACTCCAGTTAAGCAGAAAAAGATTCAGCGGAAAATATGCTATATCACTCCAGGAATTCACCACGGATATG GTTGGTGCTAAATCTTGTAACCTGAGATTTTTAAGTGAGAAGTTGCCTAGTTGGATCAAACTTCCGGTGTCCATTGCCATTCCTTTTGGGGTGTTTGAGACTATTCTATCAGATGACATGAATAAG GATCAAGCTAAGCAAATTTATAACCTCACTAAGCTTGTAGATAGTGGTGACACTTTAAAACTTCGGTCAATACAAGAAGCTGTTCACCAGATCAAAGCACCAATGCGTCtg ATTATGGAGCTTAAGAGCAAAATGAAGAGCTTAAGAATCCCCTGGCTGGAAGTTGAGAGTAGTAACTTGTGGAACCGAGCTTGGGAAGCAATAATAAGA GTTTGGGCTTCCAAGTGGAATGAAAGAGCATATATCAGCTGCAGGAAGGTCTCCTTGAACCATAATGACATTTGCATGGCCATTTTAGTTCAAGAAATTATCAGAGCTGATTACGCCTTTGTAGTTCACACCAAAAATCCATTATCTGGTGATGCCTCAGAGATATATACTGAG GTTGTCAGAGGCTTGGGGGAGACCTTGGTTGGCGCTTATCCTGGACGAGCAATGAGCTTTACCACTAGAAAAACTAATCTTAAATCTCACAGT GTTATTGGCTATCCGAGCAAGTCAATAGGACTATATGTTAAACAGTCGATTATATTTAGATCTGATTCCAATGGGGAGGACTTAAAGGGATATGCCGGTGCTGGTCTCTATGAGAG CTTACCTATGGACAAAGCACAGGAAGTTGTACTGGATTATTCAAACGATCCGTTGGTGGTAGACCGCGTTTTTCAAGCTTCTCTCTTCTCCAGAATTGCAGAGGCAGGAAAACTCATTGAAGACCTCTTCGGGTGTGCACAAGACATTGAAGGAGTTGTCAAAAGCGGAGAAGTTTATGTTGTCCAAAGTAGACCGCAGATCTAG